In Metopolophium dirhodum isolate CAU chromosome 5, ASM1992520v1, whole genome shotgun sequence, the sequence aaggagTTTAAACCcataatgcaattaaaataatatatgtgattgacaaataaaaatatattgcataccataatcaaactaaatattttaagtttttcttcAGTTGAATAAACAACCCATGTGCCATCAGGTGAGATTGCTGAACATCGAACATAgtcattttttgaatatttgatagtTACCAGTTTAGACAATTTGTTTTCATACTTATGTTTATCGCCCAAATACCAAACATCTAAATGGCTCAGATGTAACATCAATACATAACGAGCTTCTGACGCTAGAGATATAGTTGACTGAAatgaagataataattttaaattcatttaaagtttctgatacatatatttaacttgttcaattaaagaaaaataactaACAGACATCAATGGAGGGTATTTAACCATATGTTTTGGAGGATAGCTGCTCACCGATAAGTATCCATCAatacctatagaaaaaaaatatttcttctatacaatatataacatatagataaacacaatataattaccTCCTGAAAATAGTTTCCCTTTAAAATGAACTAATGACCGTACTTCTACTGTATGTGCCACTAGTTGTACACTTCTTACCCATTTGTTGCATTCAACACTCATGTCAGATTTCATGGATATTAGCTCATAACATACAATAAGTGGATCAacacctaaaaatattaaatgttaaataaataaattataaattaacgctatttaatagttttatgaacaattaaaatatagcaTACTGAGTAGTGTAAtggtaaattacattttatcatttcatATAAAATGATTGAACTGCAATCACCTaactataatttacattaaatttaatttgatacaaATAAAGTGTTgttcagaaaatattaaagaacttatattaatttactacaaaataaaaatgaatacagtgAAGAACCCTAGTTAAGAAGCCAATATAGTACCACAAAAGTTTTGGGGTTGAGGCAGTTATGAGATGTtttcaatgcatttttaaaaacaaattttcattaagttataggttttaatttaaaaccaaaatcttCTACAtgttatcatcataatataaaagtataaaacacaatttattctCTACATCTGatcaagtatatatataaatattaaataatattttcatgctATTTAGTAGTATGGGTGTAAACTGCAAATAGttctttaaattataacaataaatactaacCACTGCAATAAACTTTAGTCTGTGATTCATCTAAACATACTGTAAGTGCAATTGATTTAAGTGCTTGGTAATTGGCTATGTTTGTGCCTTTATTTCCAtcccaaaaacataatttaccactaaaacataatataaaggtcaaaacagtaaaaatcacatatttttataaaccatgagagattattaattttaccgAGAATCAGCACTAATAATTGTGAAATCGTTGGTGACTGCTATTGATGACACAATTGTCTCAGTTTGACCAGTAGGAAGTTTGTGTAAAGCATGACCACTTCTTCGGCTGTAAATACGTAAAGCATTTATGGAACCCGTGACCAGCCATTCACCACTTGAATCCCAAGAAATACAACTAAtcttacctataaaataatattttctttaacttaaaataaacaagttattataatatagattattttaataccttcTTGTTTGTCCAATAATCTGTCATAAGTCAAACCGTCTGatgttatttcaaatatattaatataaccatCTTGTGTTCcagcctatattaatatattgattaaaaacaaaataaatctggttgtatttaaaatgttaactcaCGGCTAAACGTCCACTATTTTTATGAATTGCTATACACCAACACGATCCAGACGTTACAGTTTTGTTGTACTGAAACACAAGCAAGATAAAGAAAAAACTCAAAACAATAAATCACTGGTAAATTCCATTACTATCACTCACCAAAGGCGAAAGACTGTGCAAGTCATGTTCTGTAACAGTGCCATTTGCACTGCAACTGAACAACCTTCCGTTGTACCATGCGAGACCCTCGACACTGCTGTCGCATATCAACACCCTGTCGATGTGCGGCTTGTAGGAGACGTCCCATACCTCAATTGACGCGTTTGACCTGTAGACCAAAACAATCAGACACGTCGGtgatgaaaaaaacattaattagtgATGTACCTACCTTCCTACAGCTAGTTTTTGAGTTTCGCTTTCAACGACCATGCATTGGATCGACAGAAGTTcgggtgaaaaaaaattcacccTGTGGACGTCAAACGAACCCATTACAACTGTCGGGTTGTAAAGCGcatatattaatgaaaattgaaataattaacaatttttgatttttctcatTTTTTGAACAAAGTGGCTGTTAATACGTCAGACGTGAACTCGTAAAGTCGTAACTAGTCGTAAGCCTAAACGGGACGAGACAGTTAcagatttttaaatgttcaatgctTGTACAACCAACAATGCATGAAACTATGAAAGACACAATATGCCCGCATGGACATTCATAAGTTTTAGTATCAATAGATATCGTTTATCTATGTTTACCGATTTTCCATAGATAAGAAATACGAAACAGGAAGGCTGGGCACCAGTGTTGCCatgatgtaaaaattaaatctactCGTAGCACTCATAGAAATCCTGTTCAAACGATTCAAGCCTAGATAGCCGCggaatatgattttaaaaatgtctgtttcaattattttcttCGCTCGGTCTTTGTCAACGATAAGACTATCCCAGTGAGAACCAGTGGCTGACCGAAGGCTTAATTTGGGAGGGGGGttcaaaagtacaaaaattggcTAAGCACGGTGTAAAACATTGGAAAACTACAGCGTTTGCGGCGGGAAAATGCTGTCTAAGCCCCCCTAGCTGGATCCACCACTGGTGAAAACTGAGAGTATGaactataattactataaaccATACGGtaaagaatataattataaaattacctataacaAGCCGGGTCAAGGGATGTTGAAGACTTCATCTTCTCTTGGGTCGATGCTTTTCTAGCTAAAAATGACGTTTTTCGGTAACATGCGAAGCAGAGATAAATAGTACAAATTTATagagctaatttttttttccgtgttAATAGGTCATATTGGTgacttttttaaaatcatttttagaagTTTTAGGAAATTTTTGGTTATGAGCGAAACGATTAATGTATCGATTTCACAGATGTGTTTTTTAtgtgtgtaaacgataagtaagTAGTCGAAACGCGGatagtttttgacaaatttcatctagataattgaaaatttgcaaattattttgtatttaaaattttataaaattttccaattttatgGCCTAGgactgaaaattcaaaacaaggttccgtgtaaatagtttatactgtaaccaaaaaatatattaacacagttattttctagatattttatgtttaaatttggacaaaatatatatttaatcaaagaTTTCAGttgttttgtattgtaatttaaaaatattatttgtggatgATGGATATCAActaacttgtaaaatatattattatatttcacacaTACAAGTACACAATGAAATTTTTtctgcaaaaaataatttaacctactgtattactaaagcttataatagtgaaataaattactttaatctcagtaatatcataaaatatacttggtaatattatagggtGACTTACCGTCTttgtttggattttttttcgtatacaattattttatatcattgaattaaaatttaacacatctgtTACAGTGACTTCTCTTGACACCAAGTGTACACTAAAGCGTTACCCACTTGCCtgcttcattaattttttttaacaatattgtaaaaattatgagttaacttttgtcattattatattttataatttttatattcaccacaaatcaaataatttaattttaccaacctattagaaaaatacaaagtttttaaattcaaattcaaatcaaaatcacttatgtttataaattatattttttaattttaaaatctttaaataattctattaaCTTAAATGGTTttatgagtgtttttttttaaatattcaggtCATAAAcatataagatttatttttatttttgtgatatataacttttttttaaggcATCATTTTTTTAAGACCCACCTATAACCACAGAACATTGTAACAAGGCAAGTTTGACGAGCACTGCCTAAGTCCtactataaacattattataggaGTGCGCAGACTTTTTTCGCAGGACTCCCTAAAAACTCTCAATAGGTACAAATAACTTGCCATATAATGCGAAaagaaattacattaattttatctagCGTATTTATTGGTTTTAGATGTGGTTTCATTCTAATAAAGTAACAATACAGAAACCTACAGACATTTAATCATAATCAGTGCTTgaattgggaaaaattaagtAGAGGAGCTCAATCCAACTATTTAAAAACTGCGTTCCCAGGGTGCAATTACTCAACATAGACCTGTGGGGGGCCTTACCCACCATGCTCCTGgctatattaaaattcaaaaattcaaaaacactgTTAAATGAAAACCGCAATATAACTGAAACTgataactaaagaccggatttatatgtttttacatatcttTACTGGGTCTATTCAGTcatatgagagtaaaaaatgtggatgattcgatattttgaattttaatattacggtacccagaaaaaattttttgaacatttccgatttttttttttatcatttccaactcttactaaagtgcaatagtattccattagaatacgcaacttttaatatctaattaacACCTcactattgaaataatattgaaaaataaaaattaaaaaatgcatattttggcaaataatgatttttattgattatttttcatatttttttaattttttaggagaatataatgagaatattgaAAGGTTTCTTAGACAtagcatcatattttaggtattttaagagaatataaatccggtctttactgATAACATTTCATTCACAACACAATTTGAGATAGTATACTAACACACATTAGTATCTGAGCCttagataatatactatattatgatctacTGAATCTATCTGTGAACTACTGACTATATAGGAAAAACACAGGGtgacattataattaattaataaacttatatcaaaaataattttgatatgaaaaatagtaaaacttGTTATGTAATTGACATCAATTGAAatccacattttaataaaaattattttggacaTTAGTTTGTACTGTCCCCCCAtccaagtaaaataaaatagtaggggtacgcaaaaaaaaataataataggggAGCTCGTCCTCCTGCCcactccccccccccaatttgagcactgatcatattataataatataataatgacaaaaaattatattataattaatcaaaattcttttatttttgatagttgTAGGTAGTATGAAAAAAAAGCAATACCACTGGGGCCTGAATGTTCTGGTGACCAAACCCGCAATTCTCACGACAATGGTGGATTTTTatttcaactatattattatcaatagcaGACAATAGAGTAAgcaatctattttattatttataggtacctgtgGTGATAATTTTTGAAGTTTGATTCTACgaactatcttagttcatgattctaatttataatcaaaacatttaCTACTAAAAACTATATGGTTATGAGAACTCTGCAGGGGTTGCCATGGCATACCTGGCATCCCCCCTGCACACGCCTATGGACACTATAGCActgttttaactttaattacTGGGTAGGTAATATAAACTTTTCCACCATCCAAAGTTTCCCCCCTAAAGCAATGAttttttgtacctaggttaatataatatggcatgtcttatgagttatgactagggaacggatttgaatgcaaattgcattttttctGATTGTCcgaaaacattgctttccaagcacaaAGTTAATTTCATACatcaagaaattaaaaaagtaacttttatttttttgtattttcaagactttattacatttttatgttttaaagtaatttttatataagaatagataaaattctataaaaatgtattcattctaaaagaattaaaaaataatataatgatataggtatcatttattataatataataaatataaatatacaaataatatctttatttgaGGGTAAAATTTTTTCAGGGTAAAACGAAAATAGAGAGAAGATAATCGAGGAGACAAGATAAgtcttaattgtattttaatattttttatcagataatttttttataaagatgtgttttttattaattttaagttaaaaaatgtgtttttattgcattaaaGTCTGTTCCCTAGTTATACCTACTAGTATTGTTATGTTCAGTTATTTAAATTAGCCGATGGTTATAGATTAGACATTGAATTTAAATcgggaaaaataaattaaaacttttaaattgaaaacaaatcatGATGGTTAGTTAAGTATTGTTAAGAGATAGACATCTAATAAAATTGagaaactttatattttttgttgcaataaaaatttcaaaattttttgtgatttataaaTCTCTACACTctagttatgtataattttatattttatatatttctaaaatgtaCGATTTAGGCAAGTGTAATATTACTACAAAGTAGTATTACTCGTGTATTGTACCATTTATacattaaagatattattatatagaaaagacaaatatttgtttattttacaaaaatacaaatacaaacaatatattagtcTCTTATTTTTTAGTCCAAACCTTAATAAAAACTAGTTgtacaaaattatgaaaaatatacttgtgggatttttcataaatgttgtttagttgaataatagttatatagtagGAATATTTAGGATGTTGGAAGATCAGAAATCTGAGTCACAAACTTAAAGTCTTCTGGGAATAGTAAAGTAGCATTAGCCAATATCAGTTTATATGACTGCTTAATTGTGACTTCTGCAACACCAGCAATGTCCCCAATTTCTTTTTGAGAACGTTTTTCATCAGATGCTTGGGACGCCATAAATATTGCTGCGGCCGCTACGGATATAGGAGAACGACCTGGTACAATATCATATTCTACTGCTTTTTTAGCTATATGAGTAGCTGCTCTCTGGACCATGTTTGGTAATcccaaattacaacaaaatctcGACATGAAATCTCCAGTTGTTATCAAATCAACACTGGTTTCCAATgcctttaatattaatttaaaaactcttCCAATTTCTTTTTTACTAACTTTGCTTACAGCACATATTTCTTTGAATGTACGTGGTACACCTTCTTGCCTACAAGCGATGTACAAGCTAGCTGACGCAATTGCGTCATTTGATCGACCTTTAAGATTTTTGCCATCGTGCACTTGTTTGAACAGTACATTGGCCCTATCAACAATATTCCTTGGCAAATTTATGCGATCGGCCATAAGGCCAATTTCTCTGTATGCATTAAGTAGTGAACGATTGGTTGAACAAACCATACCcttatttttatacttcatacCGCCAAACTCATCAAATGATGCATCGCCCCTCGAAGGACCGACCAGTGTTGACAAGTCAGAACCATTGAGCAATGGATTTTCTGCCCCTCCAACACGCGAAGGATCGGCACTATTGGCGCCCTTGTCATTACTGAATGTTCTCCATTCGGAACCCACATCTATCACTCGATCACCGACCACAAGACCGCATTCAGAACATATTTGATCGCCAGCTCTGTAATCTTCAATCAATGGAGCATCTGGGTGCTGTTGGCATTGCACTAAACCAAACGTACAGTTTCTTTAACCATAgaacaacacaaataatatgatatttaagtaTGAATTCAGTAACTTACCTAGATTTTTCGACATTATTCTTAACTTTAGTAACgcgtaaaaaaaaacgattgtatCATTAATTGAACTTTTCTACTTTTTGCATCAGTCAACTTTCAATAAATTcgattatgtaatttataaataaacaataggtactatattacaaCAGATTGTCTCGTAGTATTGTGTTGttgtgttattaaatattgttattattgaattatttaatattcattatcatTTTCATTACGTGACGACTTCAtgacatataaatttaataaatataattttatgtctaCCAGGTAAAGGTCCTAGTTAAAGGTATAAAATTCTCATGGTTAGAATACGGTGATAAGCTGTGGTTTGATAGCACAGAATAACCAGAAGGAGCCTTTTGAGTTTAACATGGGTTCTTATGGGGCACAGATTTGCAACACCTGTTGGAATATCAGTGTTGCCGGTATAAAGATAATTCCCATTACTCTTTGTTTCTTGCGAGACTGTTATTCAAAACAGAGGAAATTAGCAAAGAGGTGGttacataaaatatgcatagctaaatatatttagccatgcaTAAATGCATGTATTTGCAAATCAACGTGACTAGACAGaaagaattttacatttttggtaTATACATGGATACACTGATAATCTGTATTGATAGTAGCAGGTTtatcaataatatgttattatgataAGAACGACATTTGTCCATTTATCACATAGAGTAACTCTATGATTTTTCattactcaaaaaataaaaatcaaaagctTAAATacgtattgttatttgtattaataattgtatcattttcTTCCTtcatttatttagtattaatgtcaccgattaaaatatatattttgttataagtgTAGAATCaaagcttatatttttaaatttgtttagctGAAGTAATTTTAAACATCCAACCGTATTTCTCATTATGTCGTTAAACTTGCAGTCACACACTATTAGTCAaagaaaaagtttaaagttaaaaggtACAAAAACATCAGTGactaaatatcaaattttgatttcTACTAGAATAGTATCGTTGGACGCAGTTTTGGGTAAGGAAATTCAATATGGACAAATTCCACATTAACATTTGAGttaagataaatatttgttttatttaattttttggtatattgcatttaataccAAATGTTCCATcatagattaatttttttgtcttcAATTTGTTTAGGCGGAGGTATTCCTATAGGCACTGTGGCTCTTGTTGGTAAGTGTTGACAACTTCTATACTATACTTAGTCTATagacatattatgaatatgatGATAACTATTtaccatcaaatattttttttatttgtatccgTATTGCtttttgacattattttaatttaatttatattgtttttgtatgtTGAAGATGAAAACCATAGCCGAAATGCTGAATTAATTGCAAAACATTTTATAGCTGAAGGAGTTGTGTGTGACCATTCTATTTTGATTGCTGATGTCGAAAAGAAGCCAGAagtaactaatttttttctttattcagTTTTCTATTatgagtaaattaatattaatttttttaggattccaAATAGCAACTACATTAttcaatgtattatataggtatataataaaaaaatccaacatatttaattaagttttttgataaataacatAAAGTTGGGTTGGATT encodes:
- the LOC132944631 gene encoding transcription initiation factor IIB-like — translated: MSKNLVQCQQHPDAPLIEDYRAGDQICSECGLVVGDRVIDVGSEWRTFSNDKGANSADPSRVGGAENPLLNGSDLSTLVGPSRGDASFDEFGGMKYKNKGMVCSTNRSLLNAYREIGLMADRINLPRNIVDRANVLFKQVHDGKNLKGRSNDAIASASLYIACRQEGVPRTFKEICAVSKVSKKEIGRVFKLILKALETSVDLITTGDFMSRFCCNLGLPNMVQRAATHIAKKAVEYDIVPGRSPISVAAAAIFMASQASDEKRSQKEIGDIAGVAEVTIKQSYKLILANATLLFPEDFKFVTQISDLPTS
- the LOC132944630 gene encoding U3 small nucleolar RNA-associated protein 4 homolog — translated: MGSFDVHRVNFFSPELLSIQCMVVESETQKLAVGRSNASIEVWDVSYKPHIDRVLICDSSVEGLAWYNGRLFSCSANGTVTEHDLHSLSPLYNKTVTSGSCWCIAIHKNSGRLAAGTQDGYINIFEITSDGLTYDRLLDKQEGKISCISWDSSGEWLVTGSINALRIYSRRSGHALHKLPTGQTETIVSSIAVTNDFTIISADSRGKLCFWDGNKGTNIANYQALKSIALTVCLDESQTKVYCSGVDPLIVCYELISMKSDMSVECNKWVRSVQLVAHTVEVRSLVHFKGKLFSGGIDGYLSVSSYPPKHMVKYPPLMSSTISLASEARYVLMLHLSHLDVWYLGDKHKYENKLSKLVTIKYSKNDYVRCSAISPDGTWVVYSTEEKLKIFSLIMDSATCEPMIKKTGIQPVECDVSTQLAFSSDSKYLWFATKHENTLVCLEMSHKFDLSTKYCIDTTHYFKDLIHLLEVSKWNKYVVAADRKSNIVVFNEGKHYCTLPKYHCSPTSMKIHPTTENLVIAYANRNVVEYNLSRQEYTDFSEQLFLNPPSELINRSFPINCITFDASRNDSIIFSDDNTICVLTKDENNSKDPEKKIKKLESKPIKFSLKIIQNYEHLVFFDFLNREELVAVEVNPCSFVEKLPAVYKKKLFGMT
- the LOC132944635 gene encoding LOW QUALITY PROTEIN: elongator complex protein 4-like (The sequence of the model RefSeq protein was modified relative to this genomic sequence to represent the inferred CDS: inserted 2 bases in 1 codon) produces the protein MSLNLQSHTISQRKSLKLKGTKTSVTKYQILISTRIVSLDAVLGGGIPIGTVALVDENHSRNAELIAKHFIAEGVVCDHSILIADVEKKPEANDLPKPIQEESFQPTDIIAEDFKIAWRCSQHPIYDXKPHHTSISFGHTFNMSAKIPVDELRR